A single window of Luteipulveratus halotolerans DNA harbors:
- a CDS encoding redox-sensing transcriptional repressor Rex gives MTDAPAARRGIPGATVARLPVYLRALGALAATGVDTVSSEELAEAAGVRSAKLRKDLSYLGSYGVRGVGYDVVRLREEIARELGLQHDWAVAIVGMGNLGHALAAYSGFATRGFRVAWLVDEDPAIIGRTIAGLTVISFDDLASEPPQGVIGVIATPPTAAQAVADRLVDMGVHSILNFAPCVLNVPDGVEVRKVDLATELQILAFHEQHTREEIDGIADLAPVVEEPKEATS, from the coding sequence GTGACAGACGCCCCAGCCGCACGCCGGGGGATCCCTGGCGCGACAGTTGCGCGGCTGCCGGTGTATCTGCGTGCACTCGGAGCCCTCGCCGCGACGGGCGTCGACACCGTCTCCTCCGAAGAGCTCGCCGAAGCCGCGGGCGTGCGTTCGGCCAAGCTCCGCAAGGACCTGTCCTACCTGGGTTCTTACGGTGTGCGCGGTGTCGGTTACGACGTCGTACGCCTGCGCGAGGAGATCGCTCGCGAGCTCGGGCTCCAGCACGACTGGGCCGTCGCGATCGTCGGCATGGGAAACCTCGGGCACGCGCTCGCCGCCTACTCCGGTTTCGCGACGCGCGGCTTCCGGGTCGCGTGGTTGGTCGACGAGGACCCCGCGATCATCGGCCGCACCATCGCCGGGCTGACCGTCATCAGCTTCGACGACCTGGCATCCGAGCCGCCGCAGGGCGTCATCGGTGTCATTGCCACACCGCCCACCGCCGCCCAGGCGGTCGCCGACCGGCTGGTCGACATGGGCGTCCATTCCATCCTCAACTTCGCCCCGTGCGTCCTGAACGTCCCCGACGGTGTCGAGGTCCGCAAGGTCGACCTGGCGACCGAGCTGCAGATCCTGGCCTTCCACGAGCAGCACACGCGTGAGGAGATC
- a CDS encoding glutaredoxin family protein, translating into MTARVKPFGRRTPHTVTLIGKPGCHLCDDARAVIARVCDELGVEWHEQSVLNDAELRDRYAEEIPVTLVDGRRHDYFTVDERRLRKALR; encoded by the coding sequence GTGACGGCCCGCGTGAAGCCCTTCGGCCGGCGTACGCCGCACACCGTCACCCTGATCGGCAAGCCGGGGTGCCACCTGTGCGACGACGCCCGCGCGGTGATCGCCCGCGTGTGCGACGAGCTCGGCGTGGAGTGGCACGAGCAGTCGGTCCTGAACGACGCCGAGCTGCGCGACCGCTATGCCGAGGAGATCCCGGTCACGCTGGTCGACGGGCGCCGTCACGACTACTTCACTGTGGACGAGCGGCGGCTGCGCAAGGCGTTGCGCTGA
- a CDS encoding lysophospholipid acyltransferase family protein, with translation MTKRADDDRERGHDEPTGSAKKAPKAARRTTSGPRPTTKPAEVAAAAKARKRPARKQIRDAAAPGKTDHPAYSRRRASSDRPLRAVPDISEIDEAPAPVAQAAPRESAGLPVAAVERLVSVAVTALRSAGSAAGLEGDDLERRVARALTFLRHRVTGDYDVDEFGFDPEFTEEVWLPLLRPIYQRWFRVEVRGIDNIPADGSALVVANHSGTIPVDGLMLQVALHDQHPERRHVRMLGADLVFQSPFVGELARKAGTTLAANPDAERLLSNGELTAVFPEGFKGVGKGFGERYRLQRFGRGGFVTAALRTGAPIIPCSIIGAEEIYPMLGNVKSLARVLGFPYFPVTATFPWLGPLGLVPLPSKWIIEFGAPVDTATLGPEAADDPMLVFDLTDQVRETIQQTLYSLLLQRRSVFW, from the coding sequence ATGACCAAGCGCGCTGACGACGACCGCGAGCGCGGCCACGACGAGCCCACCGGGTCGGCCAAGAAGGCCCCCAAGGCTGCGCGCCGTACGACGTCGGGTCCCCGACCCACGACCAAGCCGGCCGAGGTCGCGGCAGCTGCCAAGGCTCGTAAACGCCCGGCTCGCAAGCAGATTCGCGACGCGGCCGCGCCGGGCAAGACCGACCACCCGGCGTACTCCCGACGTCGCGCGTCCTCCGACCGCCCCCTGCGCGCGGTGCCCGACATCTCCGAGATCGACGAGGCGCCCGCCCCTGTGGCGCAGGCCGCGCCGCGCGAGAGCGCCGGCCTGCCCGTGGCTGCTGTCGAGCGGCTGGTCTCGGTCGCCGTCACCGCGCTGCGGTCCGCGGGCTCGGCCGCCGGCCTCGAGGGCGACGACCTCGAGCGCCGGGTCGCCCGCGCGCTGACCTTCCTGCGGCACCGGGTGACCGGCGACTACGACGTCGACGAGTTCGGCTTCGACCCCGAGTTCACCGAGGAGGTCTGGCTGCCGCTGCTCCGCCCGATCTACCAGCGGTGGTTCCGGGTCGAGGTGCGTGGCATCGACAACATCCCTGCCGACGGGTCCGCGCTGGTGGTCGCCAACCACTCGGGCACCATCCCGGTCGACGGGCTGATGCTGCAGGTGGCGCTGCACGACCAGCACCCCGAGCGCCGCCACGTGCGGATGCTCGGCGCCGACCTGGTGTTCCAGTCGCCGTTCGTCGGCGAGCTCGCCCGCAAGGCCGGCACGACCCTGGCCGCCAACCCCGACGCCGAGCGGCTGCTGTCCAACGGCGAGCTCACCGCGGTCTTCCCCGAGGGGTTCAAGGGCGTCGGCAAGGGGTTCGGCGAGCGCTACCGGTTGCAGCGGTTCGGTCGCGGCGGGTTCGTGACGGCGGCGCTGCGGACAGGCGCTCCGATCATCCCGTGCTCGATCATCGGCGCCGAGGAGATCTACCCGATGCTCGGCAACGTCAAGAGCCTGGCCCGCGTGCTCGGCTTCCCCTACTTCCCGGTGACGGCGACGTTCCCGTGGCTGGGCCCGCTCGGCCTGGTGCCCCTGCCGTCGAAGTGGATCATCGAGTTCGGGGCGCCGGTCGACACCGCGACGCTCGGTCCGGAGGCCGCCGACGACCCGATGCTGGTGTTCGACCTCACCGATCAGGTGCGCGAGACCATCCAGCAGACCTTGTACTCCCTGCTGCTGCAGCGTCGCTCCGTCTTCTGGTGA